A region of Nostoc sp. HK-01 DNA encodes the following proteins:
- a CDS encoding hypothetical protein (similar to mobilization protein) has translation MVALAILRVEKLKSFGNIGGSEKHTARLQDTPNADPTKQNIRLIGSKDQRSLESIVKELIKSKTNYQPRKDAVLCSEIFLSASPEYFRPDDPSMAGTWDNQKMEDFTNASQKWLLEKYGNKCVRAELHLDESTPHIHAYIVPLNEKTKRLSYKEMFGGSVAQGRLKMSQLQDSYAVALAPLGIQRGVKGSKAKHIQVQEYYQAVNSQPLSLELERFAPLPGETAHELLERIKNDRRIQQLDHQLADRRRIIQLEKRASLSSIALEKLRQNLETRIVHLEQENLEWRQKADLMRDLPLADVAWALGLDCIDGRWKGYGHIISIDGSKFYDFAPQQLHGGGGAIDLVMHVQGCNFTRAIAWLYESSGKTGVQKAAIAHSLNLTNEIIRSQPCPKFQQPVENKAHWSEVAQYLTTKRGIPPNLIQALYERGLVYADAHQNAVFVMRNFNDQTNGASLRGTKGENNTFKGYHKGTKRGDSWFYFHLGGQAQTQVERAVLCKSPIEALSFATLELKAYQGIPPQRTMYLAVDNPKSLPVDFLSTVPVVEIAFDNNVWGHETALSIQKLLKDATTLKTKAKGKDWNEQLVQKLYFQPQKLSSRQDIEI, from the coding sequence ATGGTAGCGTTAGCAATACTACGAGTCGAGAAATTAAAATCATTCGGGAATATTGGGGGAAGTGAAAAACATACTGCCCGACTTCAGGATACTCCCAATGCAGATCCAACAAAACAAAATATTCGATTGATTGGATCAAAAGATCAGAGATCGCTCGAATCAATCGTCAAGGAACTGATAAAATCAAAGACAAACTACCAGCCCAGAAAAGACGCAGTGCTGTGCAGTGAAATATTTTTGAGTGCCAGTCCAGAATACTTTCGACCCGATGACCCATCAATGGCGGGTACTTGGGACAATCAGAAGATGGAGGATTTTACGAATGCTTCCCAAAAATGGCTGTTAGAAAAGTATGGAAATAAGTGTGTCAGAGCCGAATTACACTTGGATGAATCGACTCCACATATTCATGCCTATATCGTGCCACTCAACGAAAAAACCAAACGACTTAGTTATAAGGAAATGTTTGGCGGTTCTGTGGCACAGGGACGACTGAAAATGTCACAACTGCAAGATAGTTATGCGGTTGCACTTGCTCCTTTAGGCATCCAACGGGGGGTTAAAGGCTCAAAAGCTAAACATATCCAGGTTCAAGAATATTATCAGGCGGTCAATTCTCAACCCCTGAGTTTGGAGTTAGAACGATTTGCACCTTTACCAGGAGAAACAGCCCATGAGTTGCTTGAGCGCATAAAAAATGACCGACGCATTCAACAATTAGATCACCAATTAGCTGACCGCCGACGAATTATTCAGTTGGAAAAACGGGCTTCTTTATCATCAATAGCCTTAGAGAAACTTCGACAGAATTTAGAAACACGCATAGTTCATCTAGAGCAGGAGAACCTAGAATGGCGACAAAAAGCTGATTTAATGCGCGACTTACCTTTGGCTGATGTGGCTTGGGCGTTAGGACTAGATTGTATTGATGGACGATGGAAGGGTTATGGACACATCATTAGTATTGATGGTTCCAAATTCTACGACTTCGCTCCTCAACAGCTTCATGGTGGCGGCGGTGCAATTGATTTGGTGATGCACGTACAGGGGTGCAATTTCACAAGAGCGATCGCCTGGCTATATGAATCATCTGGTAAAACTGGAGTTCAAAAAGCAGCGATCGCGCACTCACTAAATCTGACAAATGAGATTATTCGCTCCCAACCCTGCCCTAAATTCCAGCAACCAGTTGAGAATAAAGCCCACTGGTCAGAAGTTGCTCAATATTTAACGACTAAACGAGGTATCCCACCAAATTTGATACAAGCTCTTTATGAACGAGGTTTAGTTTATGCTGATGCTCATCAAAATGCTGTATTTGTCATGCGAAATTTCAATGACCAAACTAATGGCGCGTCTTTAAGAGGGACAAAGGGGGAGAATAACACTTTCAAGGGCTACCACAAAGGTACAAAGCGGGGTGATAGCTGGTTTTACTTTCACTTAGGAGGGCAAGCTCAAACTCAGGTAGAAAGAGCAGTATTGTGTAAATCTCCGATTGAGGCATTGTCATTCGCCACGCTGGAATTGAAAGCCTATCAAGGAATACCGCCACAAAGAACAATGTATTTAGCTGTAGATAATCCTAAAAGTTTACCAGTAGATTTTCTTTCAACAGTTCCGGTGGTAGAAATAGCATTTGATAATAATGTTTGGGGTCATGAAACTGCCCTGAGCATTCAGAAGCTGTTGAAGGATGCAACTACGCTCAAAACTAAAGCCAAGGGTAAAGATTGGAATGAACAACTTGTCCAAAAACTTTACTTTCAACCACAAAAACTTTCGTCACGGCAGGATATTGAAATCTAA